In Paraflavitalea devenefica, the following are encoded in one genomic region:
- the argH gene encoding argininosuccinate lyase, with protein MKLWSKQNTSTSELIEKFTVGRDKEFDILLAKYDVEGSIAHVTMLGEVGLMSKEDAATAVKGLQTIQQEIVEGKFSIEEGVEDVHSQVELLLTQRIGEAGKMIHSGRSRNDQVAVDIKLYLRAEVLAVKAEVKELFDLLIAQSEKFKHHLLPGYTHLQIAMPSSFGLWLGAYAEGLVDDLELLAAAYAVANKNPLGSGAGYGSSFPLNRTRTTQLLQFGALNANSVYAQMSRGKTERVVATGISAVAATLSRLAMDCCLYINQNFGFISFPPELTTGSSIMPHKKNPDVFELIRAKCNRIQSTPNELTLLVNNLPSGYHRDLQLTKEILFPAIETLKDCLQMTRLMLSNMTVTENILDDAKYKYLFSVEAVNELVNKGIPFRDAYKQVGNDIEKGTFAFNYKQQLHHTHEGSIGNLYNDYIVQAMDKVTGKF; from the coding sequence ATGAAACTGTGGTCCAAGCAAAACACCTCCACCTCTGAGTTGATAGAAAAGTTCACCGTAGGGCGTGATAAGGAGTTTGATATCCTGCTGGCAAAGTATGATGTAGAAGGCTCTATTGCCCATGTGACCATGCTGGGTGAAGTGGGGCTGATGAGCAAGGAAGATGCAGCTACTGCTGTAAAGGGCTTACAAACCATACAACAGGAAATTGTGGAAGGCAAATTCAGTATTGAAGAGGGCGTGGAAGACGTGCACTCCCAGGTGGAGCTGCTGCTTACCCAGCGTATTGGCGAAGCCGGCAAGATGATCCACAGCGGCCGCAGCCGCAATGACCAGGTAGCAGTAGATATTAAACTGTACCTGCGGGCAGAAGTACTGGCAGTGAAAGCCGAAGTGAAAGAACTGTTTGACCTGCTGATTGCCCAGAGCGAAAAATTCAAACACCACTTATTACCGGGATATACCCATCTCCAGATCGCCATGCCCTCATCGTTTGGTCTATGGTTAGGCGCCTACGCTGAAGGTTTGGTGGATGACCTGGAGCTGTTGGCTGCCGCTTATGCAGTAGCCAATAAAAACCCGCTGGGCAGCGGGGCAGGCTATGGTTCTTCTTTTCCGTTGAACCGTACCCGCACGACCCAACTACTGCAATTTGGCGCCCTGAATGCCAATTCGGTATATGCCCAGATGAGCCGGGGCAAAACAGAACGCGTTGTGGCCACCGGCATCAGTGCTGTAGCCGCCACCCTGAGCCGCCTGGCGATGGATTGCTGCCTGTACATTAACCAGAACTTCGGGTTCATTTCTTTCCCGCCGGAATTAACTACCGGCAGCAGCATTATGCCGCATAAGAAGAATCCGGATGTATTTGAGCTGATCCGCGCCAAATGCAACCGTATCCAGAGCACTCCCAATGAACTGACGCTGCTGGTGAACAACCTGCCTTCCGGCTATCACCGCGATCTGCAACTGACCAAGGAGATCCTGTTCCCGGCTATTGAAACCCTGAAGGATTGCCTGCAAATGACACGCCTCATGCTGTCGAACATGACGGTAACAGAAAACATCCTGGATGATGCGAAATACAAGTACCTGTTCAGCGTAGAGGCCGTGAATGAGTTGGTGAATAAAGGCATCCCTTTCCGCGATGCTTATAAACAGGTAGGCAATGATATTGAAAAAGGAACTTTCGCTTTCAATTATAAGCAACAACTGCACCATACCCATGAAGGAAGCATCGGCAACCTGTACAATGACTACATTGTGCAGGCCATGGATAAGGTGACCGGCAAGTTCTGA
- a CDS encoding M20 family metallo-hydrolase, which translates to MSSDHITILQEEAIALLKQLIATPSFSKEEEETAKIIHHHLDKYTTNVKTLKHNVFAWNHYFDDSKPTLLLNSHHDTVKPNKHYTLDPFTPIEKDGKLYGLGSNDAGGPLVALIATFLYYNRREDLKYNLIFAASAEEEISGKEGIELLLPELGSIECGIVGEPTQMQMAVAERGLMVLDCLSHGKAGHAAREEGENAIYKALADIEWFRNYRFPKVSDLLGPVKMSVTVIETDNKAHNVVPAQCKFVVDVRVNELYTFEEVLEVIRAHVQCDVQPRSTRLRSTSIALDHPLTKAGIALNRTYYGSPTTSDKALMPFQTLKMGPGDSARSHTADEFIYVNEIKEGIQLYIQLLNQVL; encoded by the coding sequence ATGAGCAGTGACCATATAACCATATTACAGGAAGAAGCCATCGCCTTGCTGAAACAACTGATTGCTACGCCCTCGTTCAGCAAAGAGGAGGAGGAGACTGCAAAGATCATACACCATCATCTCGATAAATACACTACCAATGTAAAGACCCTGAAGCATAATGTCTTTGCCTGGAACCATTATTTTGATGATTCGAAACCTACCCTCCTGTTAAATTCCCACCACGACACGGTAAAACCCAATAAGCATTATACACTCGATCCATTCACGCCCATTGAGAAAGACGGGAAATTATATGGCCTCGGAAGCAATGATGCGGGTGGGCCCCTGGTAGCATTGATCGCTACTTTTCTCTATTATAACCGCCGGGAAGATTTAAAATACAACTTGATCTTTGCTGCTTCTGCCGAAGAAGAGATCAGCGGTAAAGAAGGCATAGAATTACTCTTACCGGAATTAGGCTCTATCGAATGTGGCATCGTAGGTGAACCTACGCAAATGCAGATGGCGGTGGCCGAACGCGGCCTCATGGTACTGGATTGCCTCTCGCACGGCAAGGCCGGTCATGCCGCCAGGGAAGAAGGGGAGAACGCTATTTATAAAGCACTGGCCGATATAGAGTGGTTCAGGAATTACCGCTTCCCCAAAGTATCTGATTTACTGGGGCCGGTGAAAATGAGTGTTACGGTCATTGAAACAGATAATAAAGCGCACAATGTAGTGCCCGCCCAGTGTAAGTTTGTAGTAGATGTACGGGTGAATGAGCTGTATACTTTTGAAGAGGTACTGGAAGTGATCCGGGCCCATGTACAGTGTGACGTGCAGCCCCGCAGTACGCGCCTGCGCTCTACGTCCATAGCCTTAGACCATCCGCTTACCAAAGCAGGTATTGCTTTGAACAGAACTTATTATGGTTCTCCCACAACCTCCGACAAAGCACTGATGCCATTCCAGACCCTGAAGATGGGCCCGGGTGATTCGGCACGCAGCCATACAGCCGATGAATTTATTTATGTAAATGAGATTAAGGAAGGCATCCAATTGTACATCCAACTTTTAAACCAGGTATTATGA
- the argB gene encoding acetylglutamate kinase, whose amino-acid sequence MEKLFIVKIGGNIIDDEAKLSAFLTSFAALPGKKILIHGGGKLATRLAEEMKIPQQLVDGRRITDAETLKVVTMVYAGYINKNIVAQLQARGNNAIGLSGADGNAIQAHKRVHPTMDYGFVGDVDQVNAGLLKSLLDQELAIVLAPITHDKQGLLLNTNADTIAQETAKGLSGHYDVQLIYSFEKSGVLLDANDDSTVISSITPTYYQQLKGEQKIFAGMIPKLDNAFAALNSGVKKVIIGKAEQLQQLIAGTAGTTIINEQ is encoded by the coding sequence TTGGAAAAGTTATTCATCGTTAAGATTGGCGGAAATATTATAGATGATGAGGCAAAGCTGTCTGCATTCTTAACTTCCTTTGCGGCCCTGCCCGGAAAGAAAATACTGATCCATGGTGGTGGTAAGCTGGCTACCCGGCTGGCCGAAGAGATGAAGATACCCCAGCAACTGGTAGATGGCCGGCGCATTACCGATGCAGAGACCCTGAAAGTAGTGACGATGGTGTATGCCGGCTATATCAATAAGAATATTGTAGCCCAATTACAGGCCCGCGGCAATAATGCCATTGGTCTCAGCGGCGCCGATGGCAATGCCATCCAGGCGCATAAAAGGGTACACCCCACGATGGACTATGGATTTGTGGGTGATGTAGACCAGGTAAATGCCGGATTGCTGAAGTCCCTGCTGGACCAGGAGCTGGCCATTGTACTGGCGCCTATTACGCACGATAAACAAGGATTGTTACTCAATACCAATGCCGATACCATTGCCCAGGAAACCGCCAAAGGCCTGAGCGGGCATTATGATGTGCAACTCATCTATTCATTTGAAAAGAGCGGTGTATTGCTGGATGCCAATGACGACAGCACGGTGATCAGCTCCATTACGCCCACTTATTACCAGCAGTTAAAAGGAGAACAAAAGATCTTTGCCGGCATGATCCCCAAGCTCGACAATGCCTTTGCCGCCCTCAACAGCGGTGTAAAGAAAGTGATCATCGGAAAAGCAGAACAGTTACAACAATTAATTGCCGGCACGGCCGGTACAACCATTATCAATGAGCAGTGA
- a CDS encoding Rossmann-fold NAD(P)-binding domain-containing protein — protein MRNFISVHDVSNINNLVAKALSYKADPLKDKTLGAHKRIGLLFLNPSMRTRLSTQIAAQNLGMEAIVFNVGQEGWALEFEEEAIMSGSTVEHVKDAAPIMGKYFDILAIRTFPSLKNRDDDYSELFIKQFIKYAGIPVVSLESATLHPLQSLTDVITIQETLSLPASTVKGKKPKIVLTWAPHVKPLPQCVANSFSQWINAWGQADFVITHPEDYELDTQFTKGATITHDQDAALKDADFVYVKNWSTFNNEYGRIYTNDPAWMLTNEKLALTNNAKVMHCLPVRRNVELSDEILDGPNSIVTQEASNRVWAAQAVLSEILKANY, from the coding sequence ATGAGAAATTTTATTTCTGTACACGATGTGTCCAATATCAATAACCTGGTAGCAAAGGCATTAAGCTACAAGGCTGATCCATTAAAAGACAAAACGCTGGGCGCTCACAAACGCATTGGATTATTGTTCCTCAATCCCAGTATGCGTACCCGCCTCAGCACACAGATAGCGGCGCAAAACCTGGGCATGGAAGCCATTGTGTTTAATGTAGGACAGGAAGGCTGGGCGCTGGAGTTTGAAGAAGAAGCCATCATGAGCGGCAGCACGGTAGAGCATGTAAAAGATGCGGCGCCCATCATGGGTAAATATTTTGATATCCTGGCCATCCGCACCTTTCCTTCCCTGAAGAACCGTGATGATGATTACAGCGAATTATTCATTAAGCAATTCATTAAATATGCCGGCATCCCGGTAGTGAGCCTGGAAAGCGCCACCCTGCACCCCCTGCAGAGCTTAACAGATGTGATCACTATCCAGGAAACCCTGAGCCTCCCTGCTTCAACGGTGAAAGGCAAGAAACCAAAGATCGTACTTACCTGGGCGCCCCATGTGAAGCCATTGCCCCAATGCGTGGCCAATAGTTTCTCCCAATGGATCAATGCCTGGGGACAGGCCGATTTTGTGATCACGCATCCGGAAGATTATGAACTCGACACCCAATTCACCAAGGGTGCTACGATTACCCATGACCAGGATGCAGCCCTGAAAGATGCCGACTTTGTGTATGTGAAGAACTGGAGCACTTTCAATAATGAATACGGCCGCATTTACACAAACGATCCTGCCTGGATGCTGACCAATGAAAAGCTGGCCCTTACCAATAATGCCAAAGTAATGCATTGCCTGCCGGTAAGAAGGAATGTGGAGCTGAGTGATGAAATACTGGATGGTCCCAACAGCATCGTTACCCAGGAGGCCTCCAACCGCGTATGGGCTGCCCAGGCAGTATTGTCGGAGATATTAAAAGCAAACTATTAA
- a CDS encoding aspartate aminotransferase family protein: protein MKLFDVYPINDITIVKAKGSYVWDAAGEQYLDLYGGHAVISVGHTHPHYVQRITDQLNKVGFYSNSIRIPLQEELATKLGKVSGKEDYQLFLCNSGAEANENALKLASFFNGRKKIIAFKKAFHGRTSLAVAATDNPSIVAPVNQTSNVIFLPFNDEEALEACFKAQGSDISAVIIEGIQGVGGINVASVSFLQKIRQLCDAHGTVFIADSVQCGYGRSGKFFSHDFAGVNADIYSMAKGMGNGFPVAGIIISPKIPAKHSMLGTTFGGNHLACAAALAVLEVIEKENLMANAAEVGNYLIEQLKAIPELNNVRGRGLMIGFDVPEELRDLKKNLLWKHKMFTGEAKPNVIRLLPSLALSKKDADQFLEAVKEEIAALAPAH from the coding sequence ATGAAGCTATTTGACGTTTATCCCATTAATGACATTACCATCGTAAAAGCCAAAGGCTCTTATGTATGGGATGCAGCCGGTGAACAATACCTTGACCTGTATGGCGGTCATGCGGTAATATCTGTTGGCCATACCCATCCCCATTACGTACAGCGAATTACTGATCAACTCAATAAAGTAGGTTTCTATTCCAACTCCATCCGAATACCCCTGCAGGAAGAACTGGCCACCAAGCTGGGTAAGGTTTCCGGCAAGGAAGATTACCAACTGTTCCTGTGTAACTCAGGTGCAGAAGCCAATGAGAATGCGCTGAAGCTGGCTTCTTTTTTCAATGGCCGCAAGAAGATCATTGCCTTTAAAAAAGCTTTCCATGGAAGAACGTCACTGGCTGTAGCGGCCACCGATAACCCGTCTATCGTGGCTCCGGTGAACCAGACTTCCAATGTGATATTCCTTCCTTTCAACGATGAGGAAGCCCTGGAAGCCTGTTTTAAAGCACAGGGCAGTGATATTTCGGCTGTTATTATTGAAGGCATACAAGGGGTAGGTGGTATCAATGTAGCTTCTGTATCCTTTCTGCAAAAGATCCGGCAGTTGTGTGATGCCCATGGCACAGTTTTTATTGCCGACAGTGTGCAGTGTGGCTATGGCAGAAGCGGTAAGTTCTTCTCCCACGACTTTGCCGGTGTAAATGCTGATATTTATTCTATGGCAAAGGGGATGGGCAATGGCTTCCCGGTAGCGGGCATTATCATCTCTCCGAAGATACCTGCCAAACATTCCATGCTGGGCACCACCTTTGGTGGCAATCACCTGGCCTGCGCCGCTGCACTGGCTGTGCTGGAAGTGATCGAAAAAGAGAACCTGATGGCCAATGCTGCTGAGGTGGGCAACTACCTGATAGAGCAATTGAAAGCCATCCCTGAGCTGAACAATGTACGGGGCCGTGGCCTGATGATCGGGTTTGATGTTCCTGAAGAGCTAAGAGACCTGAAGAAGAACCTGCTGTGGAAACATAAAATGTTTACCGGCGAAGCAAAGCCCAATGTGATCCGCTTACTGCCTTCACTGGCGCTTTCTAAGAAAGATGCTGACCAGTTCCTGGAAGCCGTGAAAGAAGAGATCGCGGCACTGGCGCCGGCACACTAA
- the argC gene encoding N-acetyl-gamma-glutamyl-phosphate reductase codes for MNKNIKVGIVGGAGYTGGELIRLLVNHPYVAVSFIHSRSNAGKPVYAVHEDLIGETKLQFTGELSQDIDVLFLCVGHGEAKKFLAENPVNDNIKVIDLSQDFRLGKHSAVGNRQFVYGLPELNRDAIRTASNIANPGCFATAIQLGLLPLAKAGLLDHVYTTGITGSTGAGQSPSSTSHFSWRANNIQAYKTLNHQHMNEIGESMLQLHPAGKIDINFIPWRGDFARGIFISSQLDCDLTEAQLNNLYTEFYDGHPFTIVSKQPIFLKQVVNTNKCIVQLEKVGTKLVVHSIIDNLLKGASGQAVQNMNLLFGVDECAGLKLKANYF; via the coding sequence ATGAACAAAAATATTAAAGTAGGTATCGTTGGAGGAGCAGGTTATACCGGTGGTGAACTGATCCGTTTGTTGGTTAATCACCCGTATGTAGCTGTTTCTTTTATTCATAGCCGCAGTAATGCCGGCAAGCCCGTATATGCCGTACATGAAGACCTGATCGGTGAAACAAAACTACAATTCACCGGCGAGCTGAGCCAGGATATTGATGTATTGTTCCTGTGCGTAGGTCATGGTGAGGCGAAGAAGTTCCTGGCAGAGAATCCTGTTAATGACAATATCAAGGTTATTGACCTGTCGCAGGATTTCAGGCTTGGCAAGCATTCGGCAGTCGGCAATCGGCAGTTTGTTTACGGTCTTCCGGAACTGAACAGGGATGCCATCCGTACCGCATCCAACATAGCCAATCCCGGCTGTTTTGCTACTGCTATTCAACTGGGTTTATTACCCCTGGCCAAAGCAGGTTTGCTTGACCATGTGTACACTACCGGCATCACCGGTTCTACCGGCGCCGGGCAAAGCCCTAGCTCCACTTCTCATTTTAGCTGGAGGGCCAATAATATACAGGCCTATAAAACGCTGAACCATCAGCACATGAATGAGATCGGCGAGTCTATGCTGCAGTTGCACCCTGCCGGAAAAATAGACATCAACTTCATTCCCTGGAGAGGCGATTTTGCCCGCGGTATATTCATCAGTTCACAACTGGATTGTGACCTTACTGAAGCACAACTGAATAACCTGTATACTGAATTTTATGATGGTCATCCGTTTACCATCGTGAGTAAGCAGCCTATCTTTTTAAAGCAGGTAGTGAATACCAACAAATGTATTGTCCAGTTGGAGAAGGTAGGCACCAAGCTGGTAGTGCATTCTATCATTGACAATTTACTGAAAGGCGCTTCGGGCCAGGCCGTACAGAATATGAATCTTTTATTTGGTGTGGATGAGTGTGCAGGATTGAAACTCAAGGCTAATTATTTTTAA
- a CDS encoding argininosuccinate synthase translates to MKKIVLGFSGGLDTSFCVKYLSEDKGYEVHSIIVNTGGFSEEELQQIEAHAYKLGVKTHTTVNAVKSYYDRIIKYLIYGNVLKNNTYPLSVSAERLSQAVHIAEHVQKLKADAVAHGSTGAGNDQVRFDMIFHIMIPGVEIITPIRDLKLSREAEIEYLKGKGVDMNFSKAMYSINKGLWGTSVGGKETLSSKGMLPEEAWPTQVTKTGSEEVKLSFVKGELKAVNGKSFDHPSEAIQYLQTIAGPYGVGRDIHVGDTIIGIKGRVGFEAAAPMVILKAHHALEKHVLTKWQLNWKDQLAQFYGNWLHEGQIQDPVMRDIEAYLENSQQNVTGDVFVQLLPYRFQVIGIESSYDLMSSKFGKYGEMNTGFTGEDVRGFSKIFGNQTSIWTAVKEENKK, encoded by the coding sequence ATGAAAAAAATAGTATTAGGATTCAGCGGCGGACTCGACACTTCGTTTTGTGTAAAGTACCTGAGTGAAGACAAAGGTTATGAAGTACACAGCATCATCGTTAATACCGGTGGTTTCAGTGAAGAAGAGTTGCAACAGATAGAAGCCCATGCCTATAAACTGGGCGTTAAAACACATACTACTGTTAATGCCGTAAAGTCCTATTACGACCGTATCATTAAGTACCTGATCTACGGAAACGTATTGAAGAATAATACTTATCCCTTAAGTGTAAGTGCCGAAAGGTTGAGCCAGGCCGTTCATATTGCCGAGCATGTGCAAAAGCTGAAAGCAGATGCCGTAGCGCATGGCAGTACCGGCGCCGGTAATGACCAGGTACGTTTTGACATGATCTTCCACATCATGATCCCCGGTGTTGAGATCATTACCCCCATCCGCGACCTGAAGCTGAGCCGTGAAGCAGAGATCGAATACCTGAAAGGCAAAGGAGTAGATATGAACTTTTCCAAAGCGATGTATTCTATCAATAAAGGTTTATGGGGTACGAGTGTAGGTGGTAAAGAGACTTTATCCTCCAAAGGCATGTTGCCCGAAGAAGCATGGCCTACACAGGTTACCAAAACCGGCAGCGAAGAAGTAAAACTGAGCTTTGTAAAAGGGGAACTGAAAGCTGTAAATGGCAAATCATTCGATCACCCTTCAGAAGCCATCCAATACCTGCAAACCATTGCAGGCCCTTATGGCGTAGGCCGTGATATCCACGTAGGTGATACGATTATCGGCATCAAGGGACGTGTAGGCTTTGAAGCTGCCGCTCCCATGGTAATCCTGAAGGCCCACCACGCCCTGGAAAAACACGTGCTGACCAAGTGGCAACTGAACTGGAAAGATCAACTGGCACAGTTTTATGGCAACTGGTTACATGAAGGCCAGATCCAGGACCCTGTGATGCGTGATATTGAAGCGTACCTGGAAAATTCCCAGCAAAACGTAACCGGCGACGTATTTGTACAACTGTTGCCTTACCGCTTCCAGGTCATTGGCATTGAATCGTCCTATGACCTCATGAGCAGCAAGTTTGGCAAGTATGGTGAAATGAATACCGGGTTTACCGGCGAGGATGTACGTGGATTCAGCAAGATATTCGGCAACCAGACCTCTATCTGGACTGCTGTGAAGGAAGAGAATAAGAAATAA
- a CDS encoding GNAT family N-acetyltransferase, which yields METQHHFQIIVANETHLSFAQIICDEMESSAKARGTGIAKRSPDYIKQKMREGKAVIAFNQDGIWAGFCYIETWSHGEYVANSGLIVSPVFRKGGLAKAIKKKIFELSRKLYPEAKIFGLTTGLAVMKINSELGYEPVTYSELTQDDAFWAGCKSCVNYEILMSKERKNCMCTAMLYDPKDHYEPEETKQFFEEKKGILERLLRIKQWKFLQPFLKKDKEDNSAKMVQASKRRSLLHYFFNL from the coding sequence ATGGAAACGCAACATCACTTCCAGATAATTGTAGCCAATGAAACCCATCTCAGTTTCGCACAGATCATTTGCGATGAGATGGAATCTTCTGCCAAAGCACGTGGCACCGGCATTGCCAAGCGCTCGCCGGATTATATTAAACAGAAAATGCGCGAAGGGAAAGCGGTGATCGCCTTCAACCAGGATGGCATCTGGGCAGGCTTTTGTTATATCGAAACCTGGAGCCATGGCGAATATGTAGCCAACTCGGGCCTGATCGTATCGCCTGTGTTCAGAAAGGGCGGACTGGCCAAGGCCATTAAGAAGAAGATCTTCGAACTGAGCCGCAAGCTGTACCCCGAAGCCAAGATATTCGGACTTACCACCGGCCTGGCCGTAATGAAGATCAACAGTGAGCTGGGCTATGAACCAGTGACCTATTCTGAACTTACGCAGGATGATGCTTTCTGGGCCGGCTGTAAAAGCTGTGTGAATTATGAGATCCTGATGAGCAAGGAAAGGAAGAATTGTATGTGTACCGCCATGCTCTATGATCCCAAAGACCACTATGAGCCGGAAGAGACCAAACAGTTCTTCGAGGAGAAGAAGGGCATTCTTGAACGCCTGCTGCGCATTAAGCAGTGGAAGTTCTTACAACCCTTTCTGAAGAAGGATAAAGAGGATAACAGCGCTAAGATGGTACAGGCAAGCAAGCGGAGGTCTTTGCTGCACTACTTCTTTAATTTGTAA
- a CDS encoding alpha/beta fold hydrolase, giving the protein MTRARYTVILLTGWLFCSGCFGRWVMTDREVKKYYANKPVKPTFFTIQNDSASLFCATTGADTLPPLLMIHGAPGAWYGSRILLDDPILQQHFHLIAVDRPGYHKSRFKGKRHAVTSITSQATIIHEALRLNRSRKPGVVMGSSYGAPIAGKMALLYPHDFNHLIMLAAAIDPDKEKFWWFHPWVKSGFPYILFPRFIKSATNEKFTHVDELRKLAPEWQYLTIPVTVVQGGSDDIIEPANLDFAKKVLQGKPANFIFLPNAGHLIRMQRPDIVRSILLNPLPGISTSIGAGK; this is encoded by the coding sequence ATGACACGTGCAAGATATACCGTGATCCTGCTGACAGGGTGGCTGTTTTGTTCTGGTTGTTTTGGACGTTGGGTAATGACCGACCGGGAGGTGAAGAAGTATTATGCCAACAAACCGGTAAAGCCCACGTTCTTTACCATCCAGAATGATTCAGCTTCGCTGTTTTGTGCCACCACAGGCGCAGATACCCTTCCTCCCCTGCTCATGATCCACGGCGCGCCGGGCGCCTGGTATGGCAGCCGGATCCTGCTGGACGATCCTATCCTGCAACAACATTTTCACCTGATCGCAGTAGACCGGCCGGGATACCATAAGTCGCGCTTTAAAGGCAAGCGCCATGCAGTTACTTCCATTACTTCCCAGGCCACTATTATCCATGAAGCGCTTCGTCTCAACCGGTCACGCAAGCCCGGGGTAGTGATGGGAAGCTCCTATGGTGCCCCTATTGCCGGCAAGATGGCCCTTTTATATCCCCATGACTTTAACCACCTGATAATGCTGGCCGCCGCCATTGACCCGGACAAGGAGAAGTTCTGGTGGTTCCATCCCTGGGTTAAAAGCGGCTTCCCCTATATACTGTTCCCCCGCTTCATCAAAAGCGCTACCAACGAGAAATTCACCCATGTGGACGAGCTCAGAAAGCTGGCGCCGGAATGGCAATACCTTACCATACCTGTCACCGTCGTACAAGGCGGTTCGGACGATATTATTGAACCGGCCAACCTGGACTTTGCCAAAAAAGTGCTGCAGGGAAAACCTGCCAATTTTATCTTCCTGCCCAATGCAGGGCACCTCATTCGTATGCAAAGACCTGATATTGTGCGCTCTATCCTGCTCAATCCCCTGCCGGGCATATCTACCAGCATCGGTGCAGGTAAATAA
- a CDS encoding oxidoreductase, translated as MKHSKVWFVTGASKGLGLSLVQQLLAQGYNVAATSRSKEELIRAVGYSSSFLPLTVDLNSETSIQKAIDETVNLFGQVDVVVNNAGYGLAGSLEELTDAEARKNFDINVFGTLNVIRRVMPYLRAQQSGHIFNISSIGGFIGTFPGFGIYCATKFAVEGFTEALSAEIKSFGIKATIVSPGYFRTQFLAASSLNVPAHPIEAYKEVRETQAFHQEIMNGNQLGDPDKAALALIQVAEAPEAPLHLFLGSDAYELAYNKINSVREELEAWKSVTISTAFEHQPAEA; from the coding sequence ATGAAACACAGTAAAGTATGGTTCGTAACCGGCGCCTCCAAAGGCTTAGGTTTGTCACTGGTACAACAGTTATTGGCACAGGGCTATAACGTAGCCGCCACCTCAAGAAGCAAAGAAGAATTGATCAGGGCCGTGGGTTATAGCAGCAGCTTTCTGCCCCTTACGGTTGACCTTAACAGTGAAACCAGTATTCAGAAAGCGATTGACGAAACGGTTAATCTTTTCGGTCAGGTAGACGTAGTCGTAAACAATGCAGGTTATGGCCTGGCAGGCAGCCTGGAAGAGCTCACAGATGCAGAAGCCAGGAAGAATTTTGACATCAATGTATTCGGCACCCTGAATGTGATCCGCCGGGTAATGCCTTATTTACGGGCACAACAATCCGGGCATATTTTCAACATCTCTTCCATTGGTGGCTTTATCGGTACTTTCCCTGGCTTTGGTATTTATTGCGCTACCAAGTTTGCCGTAGAAGGATTTACAGAAGCACTGTCGGCCGAGATCAAGTCTTTTGGTATTAAGGCTACCATTGTTTCTCCCGGTTATTTCAGAACGCAATTCCTTGCTGCCAGCTCCCTGAATGTGCCTGCCCATCCGATAGAAGCTTATAAGGAAGTAAGGGAAACACAGGCTTTTCACCAGGAGATCATGAATGGCAACCAACTGGGCGATCCCGATAAAGCAGCCCTTGCCCTGATACAGGTAGCAGAAGCCCCGGAAGCTCCCCTGCATTTATTCCTAGGCAGTGATGCCTATGAACTGGCCTATAACAAGATCAATTCCGTCCGCGAGGAACTGGAAGCCTGGAAATCCGTGACCATTTCCACCGCTTTTGAGCATCAACCGGCAGAAGCATAG